In Yoonia sp. R2331, the following proteins share a genomic window:
- a CDS encoding ABC transporter ATP-binding protein has product MKQLSELIDSFAPADGPPPNRLVPFMHWAFSGSFKYIGVGAIFSTFGGAIEVASALILGLVIDAALAGDPSAFFSQNVGLMLGVAAFFMLLRPVILGASGVLQSVVVAPALMNQIMTRLHRHTLGQSVSFFDDDFAGRIATKQGQAARAGTDLVVEMIHTVFFALASLIGSVLLMLTLDVRSAGLLAIWVVAYVAMIRFFMPRIRVRSKARAAKRAMVTGQIVDTITNIKTVKLFAHAQYEDQAALRALDDLRQVSVQFGWMAASFRFCLMTLAGALPLILTGATLYFWTTGAASAGDIAVAGTIGLRLAQMTGWVSFTLMGMYANVGELEDAIRTLSPAHGLVDAQNAGTLTVTDGAIRMDDVLFTYGGGNGGLNGVSLHVKPGEKLGIVGASGAGKSTLVALLLRLYDAETGRILIDGQDVSQVTQESLRRQIGMVTQETAMFNRSARDNILYGQPDAEDAAVYDAARRAEADDFIRDLRDFAGREGYEAHLGERGVKLSGGQRQRIAIARAILKDAPILVLDEATSALDSEVEASIQSALDSVMEGKTVIAIAHRLSTLNQMDRIVVLDEGRIAEQGTHADLLAQGGLYARYWNRQSGGFINIKDAAE; this is encoded by the coding sequence ATGAAGCAGCTGTCAGAACTGATCGATTCCTTTGCACCGGCTGATGGTCCTCCGCCCAACCGGTTAGTGCCTTTCATGCACTGGGCCTTTTCAGGGTCGTTCAAATACATCGGTGTCGGTGCGATCTTTTCCACATTCGGTGGCGCGATTGAGGTCGCGTCGGCCCTGATCCTTGGCCTTGTTATTGACGCTGCCCTTGCCGGTGATCCTTCTGCGTTCTTTTCCCAGAATGTGGGTCTAATGCTGGGTGTTGCGGCCTTTTTCATGCTCTTGCGTCCGGTCATCCTCGGTGCGTCAGGCGTGCTGCAATCGGTCGTTGTTGCTCCGGCCTTGATGAACCAGATTATGACACGGCTGCATCGTCACACGTTGGGTCAGTCGGTCAGTTTCTTTGACGACGATTTTGCTGGTCGCATCGCGACAAAACAGGGGCAAGCGGCCCGCGCTGGTACAGATCTGGTTGTGGAAATGATCCACACTGTTTTCTTTGCGCTGGCATCGCTCATTGGGTCGGTTCTCTTGATGCTGACGCTCGATGTTCGCTCTGCGGGATTGTTGGCGATTTGGGTCGTCGCCTATGTCGCGATGATCCGCTTTTTCATGCCGCGCATCCGCGTCCGGTCCAAGGCCAGGGCGGCAAAACGCGCAATGGTGACAGGGCAAATCGTGGACACGATCACGAATATCAAGACGGTCAAACTGTTCGCCCATGCACAATACGAGGATCAGGCCGCGCTGCGTGCACTGGATGATCTGCGGCAAGTCTCGGTCCAGTTTGGCTGGATGGCCGCGTCGTTCCGGTTCTGCCTGATGACCTTGGCGGGGGCGCTGCCGCTGATCTTGACCGGAGCAACGCTCTACTTCTGGACCACGGGCGCGGCCAGCGCCGGTGATATCGCCGTGGCGGGCACGATTGGATTGCGGCTTGCGCAAATGACCGGTTGGGTCAGTTTCACACTGATGGGAATGTACGCCAACGTGGGCGAACTTGAGGACGCCATTCGCACCCTTTCGCCGGCGCATGGTTTGGTTGATGCGCAGAATGCTGGCACGCTGACTGTTACCGATGGCGCAATTAGAATGGACGATGTTTTGTTCACCTACGGCGGAGGGAATGGCGGTTTGAATGGTGTGTCGCTCCATGTCAAACCGGGTGAAAAGCTGGGGATCGTTGGTGCCTCTGGTGCCGGTAAATCGACCTTGGTCGCCTTGCTCTTGCGGCTTTATGATGCCGAGACCGGGCGCATCCTGATTGACGGGCAAGATGTTTCGCAAGTGACACAGGAAAGCCTGCGGCGGCAGATCGGGATGGTCACGCAGGAAACAGCGATGTTCAACCGCTCTGCCCGAGACAACATTCTTTATGGCCAACCCGATGCAGAAGACGCAGCGGTCTATGATGCCGCGCGACGGGCCGAGGCCGATGATTTCATCCGTGACCTGCGCGATTTTGCTGGCCGCGAAGGGTACGAGGCCCATCTGGGTGAACGTGGCGTGAAGCTGTCTGGCGGCCAGCGACAACGGATCGCTATCGCGCGGGCCATCCTGAAAGATGCGCCTATTCTGGTGCTGGACGAAGCTACGTCGGCGCTTGATTCCGAAGTGGAGGCGAGCATTCAATCAGCTCTTGATAGCGTCATGGAAGGGAAGACCGTGATCGCGATTGCGCACCGCCTGTCCACACTTAATCAGATGGACCGGATCGTGGTGCTCGACGAAGGCCGCATTGCAGAACAGGGCACACATGCCGATCTGCTGGCACAGGGCGGGCTCTATGCCCGCTACTGGAATAGGCAGTCGGGTGGATTCATCAATATCAAGGACGCTGCCGAATAG
- a CDS encoding class I SAM-dependent RNA methyltransferase has product MSVTVESLTHLGMGRTDQGDFVPRVLPGEQIEVADDAVRVLTPSVVRVAPPCRHFKSCGGCAMQHAADDFVSDWKLSIVQKALAAHGLAPDFLPVHTSPPRSRRRAKLAGKRTKKGAMVGFHGRGSDTLIQVPDCQLLTPALVALFPQLEQLTVIAASRKAEIALTVTDSVAGADIHIGTELPLTPDLRIKLASFVQGKPVARLTWMDEPVVTMHPPHQTFGAADVTPPPGAFLQATADGEAALLKAVQNAVGSASRITDLFAGCGTFTLPLAERAEVHAVEGEDAMLAALDRGWRNAQGLKQVTTETRDLFRRPLEPDEFRHVEAVVIDPPRAGAEAQMKPLSQSDVPRIAMVSCNPVTFARDAATLVHAGFALDWVQVVDQFRWSTHVEVSAQFTRP; this is encoded by the coding sequence ATGTCTGTGACCGTCGAAAGCCTGACCCATCTTGGCATGGGCCGCACCGATCAGGGTGACTTTGTCCCGCGTGTTCTACCGGGCGAGCAGATTGAGGTGGCCGATGATGCGGTCAGGGTGCTGACGCCGTCGGTTGTACGTGTCGCGCCGCCATGTCGCCATTTCAAAAGCTGCGGCGGATGCGCGATGCAACACGCAGCGGATGATTTTGTAAGCGATTGGAAGCTTTCGATCGTGCAAAAGGCGCTGGCCGCGCATGGGTTGGCGCCCGATTTTCTGCCAGTTCATACCTCTCCGCCAAGGTCGCGCCGCCGTGCAAAGCTTGCGGGCAAACGCACCAAAAAGGGGGCAATGGTGGGTTTTCATGGGCGCGGGTCGGATACCCTGATCCAGGTGCCCGATTGTCAATTGTTGACGCCAGCGCTGGTGGCGCTTTTCCCTCAGCTAGAACAACTGACGGTCATCGCGGCGTCCCGCAAAGCCGAGATCGCGTTGACCGTCACCGATAGCGTGGCAGGCGCAGATATCCACATCGGAACAGAGCTGCCCCTGACGCCGGATCTACGCATCAAGCTGGCGAGTTTTGTCCAAGGCAAACCCGTCGCGCGACTGACGTGGATGGATGAACCCGTTGTCACAATGCATCCACCACATCAGACTTTTGGCGCAGCAGATGTCACGCCGCCGCCTGGCGCGTTTCTGCAGGCCACCGCTGATGGTGAAGCGGCCCTTTTGAAGGCCGTGCAAAACGCAGTCGGCAGTGCAAGTCGCATCACTGACCTTTTTGCCGGTTGCGGTACCTTCACTCTACCACTTGCTGAACGCGCAGAGGTCCACGCCGTTGAAGGCGAAGATGCGATGCTCGCAGCGCTTGATCGCGGCTGGCGCAATGCGCAAGGTCTTAAACAGGTCACCACCGAGACACGTGATCTGTTCCGCCGCCCACTGGAACCTGATGAGTTCCGCCATGTTGAGGCCGTCGTCATCGACCCGCCACGCGCCGGTGCCGAGGCGCAGATGAAGCCGCTTTCGCAAAGCGATGTGCCACGTATCGCGATGGTGTCATGCAATCCGGTCACTTTTGCCCGCGACGCCGCAACCTTGGTGCATGCGGGTTTTGCTTTGGACTGGGTTCAGGTGGTGGATCAGTTCCGCTGGTCCACCCATGTCGAGGTCTCGGCACAATTCACACGTCCGTGA
- a CDS encoding murein L,D-transpeptidase family protein, which translates to MLLGAVSALVTACTPSKFRRYNGPEVTRIQVFKGARVMQLLHNDTQLAAYRFELGFSPEGHKEIEGDGRTPEGAYRIDRRNPASRFHLSLGISYPNADDIAKAKAMGHSPGGDIFFHGTPDEYVGESDWTWGCIAVTNEEMEEMYAMVKNGTLVYIYP; encoded by the coding sequence ATGCTTTTGGGCGCGGTTTCCGCGCTCGTGACGGCGTGTACACCATCGAAGTTCAGGCGTTACAACGGACCGGAAGTCACCCGCATTCAGGTGTTCAAGGGCGCGCGCGTGATGCAGCTTTTGCACAACGATACGCAGCTTGCCGCCTACCGCTTTGAGCTTGGCTTCTCGCCCGAAGGTCACAAAGAGATCGAGGGCGACGGGAGAACACCAGAAGGTGCCTACCGGATCGACAGACGCAATCCTGCGAGCCGCTTTCATCTGTCACTTGGAATTTCTTACCCCAATGCCGATGATATCGCGAAGGCCAAGGCAATGGGTCACAGCCCAGGCGGCGACATTTTCTTTCACGGCACGCCTGACGAATATGTCGGCGAAAGCGATTGGACCTGGGGGTGTATCGCGGTGACCAATGAAGAGATGGAAGAGATGTACGCGATGGTGAAGAACGGCACCCTCGTCTACATTTACCCTTAG
- a CDS encoding CAP domain-containing protein, protein MLRREVLMGLGAFGLAGCAGNTSDRIGPDGLPLPQVYNIGPEDTDDIQFRMLDSINTLRGAAGVPPVALDSQLNAAAATHARDMSIQNRPWLFGSDGSSPLDRARRVGFRGRVTGENISESYETELETLAAWMRQPDTRAVVLDAQARRMGFAWFQEPAGKLWWTLTMGSDPALTQPIPSSSPFTTPAVTN, encoded by the coding sequence ATGTTGCGACGTGAAGTGTTGATGGGGCTGGGCGCCTTTGGTCTTGCAGGATGCGCGGGAAATACATCCGACCGGATTGGTCCCGATGGGCTGCCGTTGCCGCAAGTCTACAACATTGGACCGGAAGACACCGACGACATCCAGTTTCGGATGCTCGATAGCATTAACACACTGCGCGGGGCGGCGGGTGTGCCGCCGGTGGCGCTTGATTCCCAACTGAATGCCGCTGCCGCAACTCATGCACGCGATATGTCGATCCAGAACCGCCCTTGGCTGTTTGGGTCTGACGGATCATCGCCACTTGACCGTGCGCGGCGCGTCGGATTCCGGGGTCGCGTAACCGGTGAGAACATTTCCGAAAGCTACGAGACAGAGCTTGAGACCTTGGCTGCATGGATGCGCCAACCGGATACCCGTGCCGTTGTGCTTGATGCGCAAGCGCGGCGCATGGGGTTTGCCTGGTTTCAAGAGCCTGCGGGCAAGCTGTGGTGGACGCTGACAATGGGCAGCGACCCCGCACTGACCCAGCCAATCCCGTCATCCAGCCCTTTCACAACGCCTGCAGTGACGAACTAA
- a CDS encoding L,D-transpeptidase, whose protein sequence is MNEDKKSNLSRRGFLAASAAVVGSGAVAQTAGSTEVEGDISGAVQRNISSFRSLDWQPYFSSLKGGAILCDLQSRALHFWSEDQSIYKLYPTSVPLTEDLTRKGRTEVIRKVEGPDWRPTPSMRERNPEWPEYIGPGPDNPLGTHALYLSWQYYRIHGTHDTRKIGRRSSNGCIGLYNEHIAELFSMTGVGTQVLLI, encoded by the coding sequence ATGAACGAGGACAAAAAGAGCAACTTGTCACGCCGTGGCTTCTTGGCCGCCTCTGCTGCCGTTGTGGGCAGTGGTGCAGTGGCCCAGACCGCAGGCAGCACCGAGGTTGAGGGCGACATCAGCGGCGCTGTGCAGCGCAACATCTCAAGCTTTCGCTCGCTGGATTGGCAGCCCTATTTCAGCAGCCTGAAAGGTGGTGCGATCCTATGTGACTTGCAAAGTCGCGCGCTGCATTTCTGGTCCGAGGATCAATCAATCTACAAGCTGTATCCCACATCAGTTCCGCTGACCGAGGATCTCACTCGCAAAGGCCGGACTGAAGTGATCCGCAAGGTGGAAGGACCCGATTGGCGCCCAACCCCGTCGATGCGCGAACGCAATCCAGAGTGGCCCGAATACATTGGCCCCGGACCAGACAATCCGCTGGGCACGCACGCGCTTTATTTGTCGTGGCAGTATTACCGCATCCACGGCACGCACGATACGCGCAAGATTGGGCGGCGGTCATCAAATGGCTGCATCGGGCTTTACAATGAACATATCGCCGAACTTTTTTCGATGACCGGTGTCGGCACGCAGGTCCTGCTGATCTGA
- a CDS encoding MFS transporter yields MTLSSHLAPHQRVFASFAIYAFGLGQIYPRLPAVKDQMGIEEGALGLALMGLALGTLIALTFGASVVERLGHRRTVLWLTPAQSVLFAIAIFAPGPVALFLLLIPAGLTIGALEIVINVEADRTEAELGRRIMNRAHAFWSIGFFGAGIFGALMAQIGISPQLHMILVVPLVTGAIWLLLSDFQPASKRGTDTNGDAPTFARPSRAILVLVGISISAMLLEGASIDWSAIYMVSVFATAPFMGGLAIAAAALSQAVVRYFADRFVDRFNPVRVARTMQAMMALGVVAVFIAWHPVVGLIGFGLIGAGTSVMFPLTMSAAAQRSDRPAAVNVAALAQFSFVAFLLGPPLLGFVAEHFGLRWTFGVGLPLVLISMALSGALEPKKVESP; encoded by the coding sequence ATGACGCTCTCGTCCCACCTTGCCCCGCATCAACGTGTTTTTGCGTCGTTTGCGATATATGCCTTCGGACTTGGTCAAATCTACCCACGCCTACCCGCCGTAAAGGACCAAATGGGCATTGAAGAGGGTGCATTGGGTCTTGCCCTGATGGGCTTGGCGCTTGGCACGCTGATCGCCTTGACGTTTGGTGCCTCTGTTGTCGAACGATTGGGTCATCGACGCACAGTGTTGTGGCTGACGCCTGCACAATCGGTGCTTTTTGCGATTGCAATTTTCGCACCGGGGCCCGTTGCGCTGTTCCTCTTGTTGATCCCAGCTGGGTTAACCATCGGCGCGCTTGAGATTGTCATCAACGTGGAGGCTGACCGGACAGAGGCCGAGCTTGGCCGCCGGATCATGAACCGCGCCCATGCGTTTTGGAGCATCGGGTTCTTTGGCGCAGGTATCTTTGGTGCGCTGATGGCCCAGATAGGTATTTCGCCGCAGCTTCACATGATACTTGTTGTGCCTTTGGTCACAGGGGCGATTTGGCTTCTGTTGTCCGACTTTCAGCCGGCTTCGAAACGCGGAACAGATACCAATGGCGATGCGCCAACCTTTGCGCGGCCAAGCCGTGCGATTTTGGTGCTGGTTGGGATCTCAATCTCAGCGATGCTGCTTGAAGGTGCTTCGATTGATTGGTCGGCAATCTACATGGTGTCTGTCTTTGCGACCGCACCTTTCATGGGTGGCCTTGCCATTGCTGCAGCGGCGCTGTCCCAGGCGGTGGTACGCTATTTCGCTGACCGTTTTGTCGATCGGTTCAACCCTGTGCGGGTTGCGCGCACTATGCAGGCGATGATGGCGCTGGGTGTGGTCGCGGTCTTTATTGCCTGGCATCCGGTGGTCGGATTGATCGGGTTCGGCCTGATTGGGGCGGGCACAAGCGTGATGTTCCCGCTGACCATGTCAGCTGCCGCGCAGCGCAGCGACCGCCCCGCCGCTGTCAATGTGGCAGCTTTGGCACAGTTTTCGTTTGTCGCATTTCTTCTCGGCCCGCCATTGCTGGGCTTTGTCGCAGAGCACTTCGGCCTGCGCTGGACCTTCGGTGTAGGCCTGCCGCTGGTCTTAATCAGCATGGCACTGTCAGGCGCGCTGGAACCCAAAAAGGTGGAGTCGCCTTAA
- a CDS encoding DeoR/GlpR family DNA-binding transcription regulator, translated as MLTAQRKQIIQSELDRAGRVIARDLAQRFDLSEDTIRRDLRQMASAGLCQRVYGGAVAPSAGKLAVRHDHLSAEKTRLAQTAVTLLQPGQTVMIDAGSTNTAIARALPTDMNLTIATNAPDIAHLLTGRSDLRLIMLGGNYHPGLGACLGRETRAAITNLQAHWLFLGTCGLDADAGVTAFDAGEAEVKATMAAFSDQVAIAVTGEKLGTAAHFPVLPTEKVHSLIAEDRSALTPYRKKGLSVVTPG; from the coding sequence ATGCTGACTGCCCAGCGCAAACAGATCATCCAAAGCGAACTTGACCGCGCAGGCCGCGTCATCGCGCGAGACCTTGCGCAGCGATTTGACCTGTCAGAGGATACGATCCGACGTGACTTGCGACAGATGGCATCGGCGGGCCTGTGTCAGCGGGTTTATGGCGGGGCTGTTGCGCCCTCGGCCGGTAAACTGGCGGTACGGCACGATCATCTTTCGGCAGAAAAGACCCGGTTGGCGCAGACGGCGGTGACCCTATTGCAGCCGGGGCAAACGGTGATGATCGACGCTGGCAGCACCAACACCGCGATTGCGCGCGCTCTCCCAACAGACATGAATCTGACCATTGCTACCAACGCGCCAGATATTGCACATTTGCTGACCGGGCGCAGCGATCTGCGGCTTATCATGTTGGGTGGGAACTATCACCCCGGCCTAGGCGCTTGCCTTGGCCGCGAGACCCGCGCCGCGATCACAAATCTGCAGGCCCATTGGCTGTTTCTGGGTACTTGCGGGCTGGATGCCGATGCTGGCGTCACGGCGTTTGACGCAGGCGAGGCGGAAGTCAAAGCCACCATGGCAGCCTTCAGCGATCAGGTCGCGATTGCCGTCACTGGGGAAAAGCTGGGAACTGCCGCGCACTTTCCGGTTTTACCGACCGAAAAGGTCCACAGCCTGATTGCAGAGGACCGATCGGCCCTAACCCCTTATCGTAAAAAGGGTTTGTCAGTGGTGACACCCGGTTAG
- the hemH gene encoding ferrochelatase — MTMFDDTTQERPATCPMHAPADHPAIKPARIGILLANLGTPDGTDYWSMRRYLNEFLSDKRVVDYSAWLWQPLLQLIILTKRPFSSGAAYKSIWNEEADESPLLTITKAQTAAIKEQMTARYGDDVRVDFCMRYGNPSTKSKVREMVEAGCQKILFFPLYPHYAGATSATANDQFFRALMEEKWQPITRTVEPYYADPAYIDALAQSIERAYQAAETKPEKLICSYHGVPERYLREGDPYHCQCQKTTRLLKERLGWDDTQIVTTFQSRFGPEEWLKPYTVQEVARLAEEEGVKNIAVCAPAFSADCIETLEEINEEIKESFEEAGGEQFTYIPCLNDDAAHIDALCGVIDRNLAGWMPS; from the coding sequence ATGACGATGTTCGACGACACCACTCAAGAGCGTCCTGCGACGTGTCCGATGCATGCCCCGGCGGATCATCCGGCGATCAAACCCGCGCGGATCGGCATCCTTTTGGCGAACCTTGGGACGCCTGATGGAACCGACTATTGGTCGATGCGTCGCTACCTGAATGAATTTCTGTCAGACAAGCGCGTCGTTGATTATTCCGCCTGGCTTTGGCAGCCGCTGTTGCAGCTTATCATCCTGACAAAACGGCCTTTTTCCTCGGGTGCTGCCTACAAATCCATCTGGAACGAAGAGGCTGATGAAAGCCCGCTTTTGACCATCACCAAGGCCCAGACTGCCGCTATCAAGGAACAGATGACCGCGCGATATGGTGATGATGTGCGGGTCGATTTTTGCATGCGCTACGGTAACCCATCGACCAAATCGAAGGTCCGCGAAATGGTCGAAGCGGGCTGCCAGAAGATCCTGTTTTTCCCGCTCTATCCGCACTACGCCGGGGCGACGTCAGCCACCGCAAACGACCAGTTCTTTCGCGCCTTGATGGAAGAAAAGTGGCAACCGATTACCCGCACGGTCGAACCTTACTATGCTGATCCGGCTTATATCGACGCGCTCGCCCAATCCATCGAACGAGCCTATCAAGCTGCTGAAACCAAACCGGAAAAGCTGATCTGCTCTTATCACGGGGTGCCGGAACGCTACCTGCGCGAAGGTGATCCCTATCATTGCCAATGTCAGAAAACGACGCGGCTTTTGAAGGAACGGTTGGGCTGGGACGACACCCAGATCGTGACCACGTTCCAAAGCCGTTTCGGGCCAGAGGAATGGCTGAAACCCTATACCGTTCAAGAGGTTGCGCGTCTGGCGGAGGAGGAGGGCGTCAAAAACATCGCCGTCTGCGCCCCGGCCTTTTCTGCCGATTGCATCGAAACGCTGGAAGAGATCAACGAAGAGATCAAGGAAAGCTTCGAAGAGGCAGGCGGTGAGCAGTTTACCTACATTCCCTGCCTCAACGACGACGCTGCGCATATCGACGCGCTTTGCGGTGTAATTGACCGCAATTTGGCAGGCTGGATGCCCAGCTAA
- a CDS encoding methyltransferase domain-containing protein codes for MSAPPPLTDRAALLAHRKRAAKNPALFLHEWVADEVNERLQEVNRTFTDIAIVTPWPQVWISRFPDARIIADDDVLNLEQARFDLVIHALTLHWANDLVGQLVQCRRALRPDGLFIGTLFGGETLTELRTALAQAEVAVTGGLSPRIAPMAEIRDLGGLLQRAGFALPVADSVTVPVEYESPLHLMRDLRAMGETNALSDRLRSFTRRELVNKLQDFYVHTMCMDCARYLATFDVVNLTGWAPAESQPKPLRPGSAKARLADALGVPEHDPNTSKS; via the coding sequence ATGTCCGCCCCGCCTCCCTTGACCGACCGCGCCGCCCTTTTGGCACACCGCAAACGCGCCGCCAAAAACCCGGCGTTGTTCCTGCACGAATGGGTGGCAGACGAGGTTAATGAAAGACTACAAGAGGTTAACAGAACCTTTACCGACATCGCGATTGTCACGCCTTGGCCGCAGGTTTGGATATCGCGGTTTCCAGATGCGCGGATTATTGCGGACGATGACGTGCTGAACCTTGAACAGGCGCGGTTTGACCTCGTGATCCATGCGCTAACGCTGCATTGGGCCAATGATCTGGTCGGCCAACTGGTCCAGTGCCGCCGCGCGCTACGCCCCGATGGTTTGTTCATTGGCACCCTCTTTGGCGGTGAAACCCTGACAGAGCTTCGGACCGCTTTGGCCCAGGCAGAGGTGGCCGTAACCGGCGGATTGTCCCCGCGCATCGCGCCAATGGCAGAGATCCGCGATCTAGGCGGTTTGCTGCAGCGGGCGGGCTTTGCGCTACCGGTTGCAGATTCTGTGACTGTTCCGGTGGAATACGAATCTCCGCTGCATCTGATGCGCGATCTGCGCGCCATGGGTGAAACGAATGCCCTGTCAGATCGGTTAAGATCCTTCACCCGCCGTGAACTGGTTAACAAATTGCAAGACTTCTATGTGCATACAATGTGCATGGATTGTGCACGCTATTTGGCCACCTTCGATGTCGTAAACCTGACCGGCTGGGCCCCTGCCGAAAGCCAGCCCAAACCGCTGCGCCCCGGAAGTGCGAAGGCGCGGCTCGCCGATGCCTTGGGTGTGCCGGAACACGACCCAAACACATCCAAATCATGA
- a CDS encoding double zinc ribbon domain-containing protein — protein sequence MAMQSLIRAIYPPQCVGCEAAVESEHGLCADCWKETRFIQGTVCDSCGVPLLGDDTSEGVQCDDCMTIARPWVKGRSALLYRDKGRRLVLALKHGDRTDLAIPAARWMVRCAGDILEGDPVLVPVPLHWSRLLRRRYNQAALLSQQIGKIAGVTHCADALMRPVKTKSLDGHSRDARFAALENAITDNPRRAVLMKGRKVVVVDDVMTSGATLAAAAEAALRAGAGQVCVLTLARVTKDA from the coding sequence ATGGCAATGCAAAGTCTGATCCGCGCAATCTACCCGCCGCAATGCGTCGGGTGCGAGGCCGCAGTCGAGTCCGAACATGGGTTGTGTGCGGATTGCTGGAAAGAGACGCGGTTCATTCAAGGGACCGTTTGCGACAGTTGTGGGGTACCGCTGCTTGGGGACGACACGAGCGAAGGTGTGCAGTGCGATGATTGCATGACCATAGCGCGACCTTGGGTCAAAGGCCGGTCGGCACTGCTGTATCGCGACAAGGGGCGGCGGTTGGTCCTGGCGTTGAAACATGGTGACCGGACCGATCTTGCGATTCCGGCGGCCCGCTGGATGGTTCGCTGTGCGGGCGACATTCTGGAAGGTGATCCGGTTTTAGTGCCTGTGCCGCTGCATTGGTCGCGGTTGCTTCGTCGGCGCTATAATCAGGCGGCGTTGCTGTCGCAACAGATCGGCAAGATCGCCGGTGTTACACATTGCGCCGATGCGTTGATGCGCCCGGTGAAAACCAAGTCGTTGGACGGGCACAGCAGGGATGCGCGGTTTGCCGCGCTAGAGAATGCAATCACGGATAACCCGCGCCGCGCCGTTTTGATGAAAGGGCGAAAGGTCGTTGTGGTTGATGATGTGATGACATCGGGCGCGACCTTGGCCGCCGCGGCAGAGGCGGCATTGCGCGCTGGCGCAGGGCAGGTCTGCGTTCTCACACTGGCGCGGGTGACCAAGGATGCCTAA
- the grxC gene encoding glutaredoxin 3 encodes MQTVEIYTSPTCGYCHMAKRLLTAKGVSFQEIDVVRDPAKRAEMMQRANGGRTVPQIFVGATHVGGYDDMAALDRAGKLDPLLAA; translated from the coding sequence ATGCAGACCGTTGAAATTTATACCTCGCCCACCTGTGGCTATTGCCACATGGCCAAACGCCTTTTGACTGCAAAAGGCGTGTCGTTTCAGGAAATTGATGTTGTCCGTGATCCTGCCAAGCGGGCCGAAATGATGCAGCGCGCCAACGGCGGCCGCACTGTGCCGCAAATCTTTGTCGGTGCCACCCATGTGGGCGGCTACGACGACATGGCGGCGCTGGATCGTGCTGGCAAGCTGGACCCGCTTTTGGCGGCGTGA
- a CDS encoding carbon-nitrogen hydrolase family protein, protein MRVGLIQLSVGDNPADNLTTTLSLVKQAADRGATLICTPEVTNGVSSSRALQEAVLAREVDDITLAGLRDTARTLGVWIAVGSLALKTGDADGRFANRSIVISDQGEIVDRYDKIHMFDVQVSETEQFRESAGYRPGSRAVVAKTPLATLGLTVCYDLRFAQLYRVLAQAGAEVLLVPSAFLPTTGAAHWEPLLRARAIETGCFVVAAAQTGTHAMTDQGNAGQPRQTYGHSMVISPWGKVLADAGAAVGVTVVDLDLAEVAQARSRLPSLSHDRPFTGP, encoded by the coding sequence GTGAGGGTCGGACTGATCCAATTGTCGGTCGGTGATAACCCGGCCGACAACCTGACCACGACGCTGTCGCTGGTGAAGCAGGCAGCGGACCGCGGTGCGACGCTGATTTGCACGCCCGAGGTCACCAATGGCGTATCCTCCAGCCGCGCTTTGCAAGAGGCGGTATTAGCCCGCGAGGTGGACGACATAACCTTGGCGGGGTTGCGTGATACGGCCCGAACTCTGGGCGTTTGGATTGCCGTCGGATCGCTGGCATTGAAGACCGGAGATGCCGATGGGCGGTTTGCGAACCGGTCCATTGTGATCTCTGACCAAGGTGAGATTGTGGATCGCTATGACAAGATCCACATGTTTGACGTGCAGGTGTCCGAGACCGAGCAATTTCGGGAATCGGCAGGCTATAGGCCCGGATCGCGCGCTGTTGTTGCGAAAACCCCGCTGGCCACACTGGGCCTGACGGTGTGTTATGATCTGCGGTTCGCACAGCTTTACCGCGTGTTGGCGCAGGCTGGGGCAGAGGTGCTGCTGGTGCCGTCGGCATTTCTGCCAACCACCGGGGCCGCGCATTGGGAACCGTTGCTGCGGGCGCGGGCGATAGAAACCGGATGTTTTGTCGTCGCAGCGGCGCAGACGGGCACACATGCGATGACGGATCAGGGCAATGCGGGCCAGCCTCGCCAGACCTACGGGCATAGTATGGTGATTTCACCCTGGGGCAAGGTTTTGGCTGACGCGGGCGCGGCGGTAGGTGTGACGGTGGTTGATTTGGACCTTGCGGAAGTGGCACAAGCACGCAGCCGCCTTCCGTCGCTGTCGCATGACCGCCCGTTCACAGGACCCTGA